In Lactococcus paracarnosus, a genomic segment contains:
- a CDS encoding DUF2129 domain-containing protein — translation MAKSIPAVDNADVPTLEIVGRTAVYIFYSSYKHVRQLSRFGEMVYSSKKARYALLYVDTASLESVLPKLKALHFVQDVKVSEFDNLDRDFSSAFQETVNFDKKTDD, via the coding sequence ATGGCAAAAAGCATACCTGCGGTGGATAATGCTGATGTGCCGACGCTTGAAATTGTTGGCAGGACAGCTGTTTACATCTTCTATAGTAGCTACAAGCACGTGAGACAACTCAGCCGATTTGGCGAGATGGTATATAGCAGTAAAAAAGCAAGATATGCGCTTTTATATGTTGATACCGCATCACTCGAATCTGTGCTACCTAAGCTAAAAGCGCTACACTTTGTTCAAGACGTGAAGGTTTCTGAATTTGATAACCTAGATAGAGATTTTTCAAGTGCGTTTCAAGAAACGGTAAATTTTGATAAAAAAACTGACGACTAG
- a CDS encoding ATP-dependent Clp protease proteolytic subunit → MVLIPTVIEQSSRGERAYDIYSRLLKDRIIMLTGEVEDNMANAVIAQLLFLDAQDATKDIYLYINSPGGSVSAGLAIVDTMNFIKSDVQTIVMGVAASMGTIIASSGAKGKRFMLPNAEYLIHQPMGGTGGGTQQTDMQIVADHLSRTRKTLEKILADNSGQTVNKIHKDAERDRWMSAEETLDYGFIDEIMNRNELK, encoded by the coding sequence ATGGTACTCATTCCTACAGTCATCGAACAATCTAGTCGCGGTGAGCGTGCTTACGATATTTATTCACGTCTTTTGAAAGACAGAATTATCATGCTTACAGGCGAAGTAGAAGATAATATGGCCAATGCTGTTATTGCGCAACTTTTGTTCTTAGATGCCCAAGATGCGACTAAAGATATTTATTTATACATCAACTCACCAGGTGGATCAGTTTCGGCAGGTCTAGCTATTGTAGACACGATGAACTTTATCAAATCTGATGTACAGACGATTGTCATGGGTGTTGCGGCATCTATGGGTACGATCATCGCCTCATCTGGTGCTAAGGGCAAACGTTTCATGCTACCAAATGCTGAATACCTCATCCACCAACCGATGGGTGGTACTGGTGGTGGTACGCAACAAACAGATATGCAGATTGTTGCTGACCATTTGTCACGAACACGTAAAACATTAGAAAAAATCTTGGCTGATAATTCTGGTCAAACAGTGAATAAAATTCATAAAGACGCTGAGCGGGATCGCTGGATGTCTGCAGAAGAAACCTTGGATTATGGGTTTATTGACGAAATCATGAACCGTAACGAGTTAAAATAA
- a CDS encoding NADP-dependent glyceraldehyde-3-phosphate dehydrogenase → MNTYKYYVGGKFVTSTSGNLIDIDCPYEQTIVGRVQAISKAEADLAIAATKKAQKDWADLDLFKRADLLNKWADQLEIDAHEIAEIIMQEVGKTWNDAVKEVTRTAEFIRYTVQEYIHTNDTSMSGQNYPGGSKNKIAIIKRIPLGTVLAISPFNYPVNLSVAKIAPALISGNAVVFKPATQGAISAVKIIESFDKVGFPADILQLLTGKGSDIGDYVSEHEGIDMISFTGGATTGRHLSSFSTMKPMVLELGGKDPAIVCEDADIDKAVFEIMSGAFSYSGQRCTAIKRVLVNEAVADELVAKLKGEVEKLTVGMPIDNPVIVPLINKGSADYVEGLITDAIADGATLLVGNKREDNLIYPTLFDHVTPDMRLAWEEPFGPVLPIIRVSSDAQAIELANQSEYGLQASVFSRDFSRAAAIAEKIEAGSVQINGRTERGPDHFPFLGVKNSGMGVHGISRTIDAMTREKLLIINL, encoded by the coding sequence ATTAACACATATAAGTATTACGTTGGTGGTAAATTTGTTACCTCAACTTCTGGGAACTTGATTGATATCGACTGTCCCTATGAGCAAACGATTGTTGGTCGTGTACAGGCTATTTCAAAAGCAGAAGCCGATTTAGCGATTGCTGCGACAAAAAAAGCACAAAAAGACTGGGCAGACCTTGATTTATTTAAGCGTGCTGACTTGTTAAACAAATGGGCAGATCAACTTGAGATTGATGCACATGAGATTGCAGAAATCATCATGCAAGAAGTCGGTAAGACATGGAACGATGCGGTTAAAGAAGTCACCAGAACTGCGGAGTTTATCCGCTATACGGTACAAGAGTATATTCATACAAATGACACGTCGATGTCAGGACAAAACTATCCTGGTGGGTCGAAAAATAAGATTGCGATTATTAAACGTATTCCTTTAGGGACAGTGCTTGCAATTTCACCTTTTAACTATCCGGTGAACCTATCTGTTGCTAAAATAGCACCAGCTTTGATTTCTGGTAATGCAGTTGTCTTCAAACCAGCAACACAGGGTGCCATTTCTGCTGTCAAAATTATCGAGTCATTTGACAAAGTTGGGTTCCCAGCTGACATTTTACAGTTACTGACTGGTAAAGGGTCTGATATTGGGGACTATGTCAGTGAGCATGAGGGAATTGATATGATTTCCTTCACAGGTGGTGCGACAACTGGTCGTCATCTATCTAGCTTTTCAACGATGAAACCGATGGTTTTAGAATTAGGCGGTAAAGATCCTGCGATTGTCTGTGAAGATGCGGATATCGATAAGGCAGTGTTTGAAATCATGAGTGGTGCCTTTAGCTATTCTGGTCAACGTTGTACAGCGATCAAGCGCGTCTTGGTGAATGAAGCTGTAGCAGACGAACTTGTTGCCAAATTAAAAGGCGAAGTTGAAAAACTGACAGTCGGTATGCCGATTGATAATCCAGTGATTGTGCCATTAATCAATAAAGGATCAGCTGATTATGTTGAAGGCTTGATAACAGATGCCATCGCTGATGGTGCGACCCTACTTGTTGGCAATAAACGGGAAGATAACTTGATTTATCCGACCTTATTTGACCATGTCACGCCAGATATGCGTCTAGCTTGGGAAGAACCATTTGGCCCAGTATTACCAATTATTCGCGTGTCATCGGATGCCCAAGCGATTGAACTTGCCAACCAATCTGAATATGGCTTGCAAGCCTCAGTCTTTTCAAGAGACTTTTCACGTGCAGCAGCGATTGCTGAAAAAATAGAAGCAGGTTCTGTCCAAATTAATGGTAGAACAGAACGTGGTCCTGACCACTTCCCATTCTTAGGTGTTAAAAATTCTGGTATGGGTGTGCATGGTATTTCACGGACGATTGATGCTATGACGCGTGAAAAATTACTGATTATCAACCTCTAA
- a CDS encoding HAD family hydrolase, which translates to MTIINQTECEYGKHHLRAICFDLDGLLLDTEHTYRDGWLDAFEKMGIDKNAYDLAAWSGLSWLQTRKLLAADLGDAMVSDIRQARETYILSQMTADKIPIKSGAHAVLQAAKKKGLKLAVVSSTVSSRAIPLLENADLLTYFDVHVFGDEVMAHKPLPDPYLAALAKLGVEDSQALAVEDSFTGALSATKAGLMVFLVPDKSFNAQFSDAALAQLTLFGVGNDLQELADKL; encoded by the coding sequence ATGACGATTATTAATCAAACAGAATGTGAATATGGCAAACATCATCTAAGGGCAATCTGCTTTGACTTAGATGGTCTTTTGCTTGATACAGAACATACCTATCGTGATGGCTGGCTTGATGCCTTTGAAAAGATGGGGATTGATAAAAATGCTTATGATTTGGCTGCTTGGTCAGGCTTGTCCTGGCTACAAACGCGTAAACTTTTAGCAGCAGACCTGGGTGACGCTATGGTAAGTGACATTCGGCAAGCGCGTGAAACCTACATTTTATCACAAATGACTGCTGACAAAATTCCGATCAAATCAGGTGCGCATGCTGTTTTACAAGCGGCCAAGAAAAAAGGTTTGAAGCTTGCCGTTGTCAGCTCAACCGTTAGTAGCAGAGCGATTCCCTTACTTGAAAATGCTGACTTATTGACCTATTTTGATGTGCATGTTTTTGGAGATGAGGTGATGGCACATAAACCACTACCAGATCCTTATTTAGCAGCTCTAGCAAAATTAGGTGTTGAGGATTCTCAAGCACTTGCAGTAGAAGATTCTTTTACTGGCGCCCTTTCTGCCACAAAAGCGGGTCTAATGGTATTTCTTGTTCCAGATAAAAGCTTTAACGCGCAATTCTCTGATGCAGCATTAGCACAGTTGACACTTTTTGGTGTCGGTAATGATTTGCAGGAACTTGCTGATAAGCTATGA
- a CDS encoding PTS sugar transporter subunit IIA → MIGMIVVSHGKMAEGVKDSVELIFGQPEQFETSALVAGQAFEAFKDDVAAKIKAVDTGDGVLAFVDLFGASPYNAAMKLYPAFKEADSEVRVVTGLNLPMIIESLGMRSVETSVENLAKQAVLAGRDGIQEPISDLLESLDNGVTEDDDY, encoded by the coding sequence ATGATTGGGATGATAGTCGTGAGTCATGGTAAGATGGCTGAAGGCGTTAAAGATAGTGTTGAGTTAATATTTGGTCAGCCAGAACAGTTTGAAACAAGCGCTTTGGTGGCAGGTCAAGCATTTGAAGCATTCAAAGATGATGTTGCAGCTAAAATAAAAGCGGTCGATACAGGTGATGGAGTACTGGCATTTGTCGATTTGTTTGGGGCTTCACCTTATAATGCGGCAATGAAACTTTATCCTGCTTTTAAGGAAGCTGATAGTGAAGTTCGAGTTGTGACTGGTCTAAATCTACCGATGATCATCGAAAGTCTAGGGATGCGCTCAGTCGAAACCTCTGTTGAAAATCTAGCGAAACAAGCGGTTTTGGCTGGTCGCGATGGCATTCAAGAACCTATTTCAGACTTACTTGAATCACTTGACAATGGCGTGACAGAAGATGACGATTATTAA
- a CDS encoding PTS system mannose/fructose/N-acetylgalactosamine-transporter subunit IIB, with amino-acid sequence MGKVVIARVDARLIHGQVMTNLSKSAGANAIFVADDAAAHDEFTKNIILGAGGRTGLKVRVLKEEGAVRYWQDRQYDNYNVILLTKTIEAMATLIESGVPIDELNLGGIPQRPGLIPIIKEVAITREQLNRLLDIEAKFGTHIYFQAIPSSKKVSLKDAAKIVESGEKS; translated from the coding sequence ATGGGTAAAGTTGTAATTGCGCGTGTTGATGCACGCTTGATTCATGGACAAGTAATGACGAATCTATCAAAATCGGCTGGTGCTAATGCCATATTCGTGGCCGATGATGCTGCGGCGCATGATGAGTTTACAAAAAATATCATCTTAGGCGCTGGTGGTCGGACAGGACTAAAAGTTCGTGTATTGAAGGAAGAAGGCGCTGTTCGCTATTGGCAGGATCGGCAATATGATAACTATAATGTCATTCTCTTAACCAAAACGATAGAAGCCATGGCAACGCTTATTGAAAGTGGCGTGCCGATTGATGAGCTAAATCTCGGTGGTATCCCGCAACGACCAGGGTTAATCCCGATTATCAAAGAAGTTGCTATAACACGAGAGCAATTGAATCGCTTGCTTGACATCGAAGCAAAATTTGGCACACATATTTATTTTCAAGCGATTCCGTCTTCTAAAAAGGTGTCGCTCAAAGACGCAGCTAAAATCGTGGAAAGTGGGGAAAAATCATGA
- a CDS encoding PTS system mannose/fructose/sorbose family transporter subunit IID produces the protein MTNELQTPEKLAPEKLTKKDVRTAWVRFYFAQEIAHSFDKYLAPALTWALTPVLKKLYKDPKDQAEAYQRHLLFFNTQLSWGGGTITGIMASLEEARAQEVYKQEDITIDDDLIYNTKSGLMGALAGIGDAIDSGTIQYILIAIALPWAQAGNAIGALFPFIAFSLYQLGIGNYFAQLGYKLGRTAAGEIVGDKMKGIIEGLSIMGLFMMGILASSYVKVSSSLKFNLSGKEFVIQDILDKIMPGLLPLAVVAGVYLFFTRKGMNVTKALIGLTIILGVLAGIGIL, from the coding sequence ATGACAAATGAGCTACAAACACCAGAAAAATTAGCACCCGAAAAGTTAACTAAAAAAGATGTCAGAACCGCGTGGGTCAGATTCTACTTTGCGCAAGAAATTGCCCACTCTTTTGATAAGTATTTGGCACCAGCACTCACATGGGCCCTAACACCTGTTCTCAAAAAACTCTATAAGGATCCTAAAGATCAGGCAGAAGCTTATCAACGTCATCTGCTATTCTTCAATACACAGCTATCTTGGGGTGGTGGGACAATCACCGGTATCATGGCATCGCTAGAAGAAGCACGGGCACAGGAAGTTTATAAACAAGAAGATATCACGATCGATGACGATTTGATCTACAATACAAAATCTGGCTTGATGGGTGCGCTCGCAGGTATTGGAGATGCCATCGATTCCGGAACAATTCAATACATTTTGATTGCCATTGCCCTTCCTTGGGCGCAAGCTGGTAATGCGATCGGTGCACTCTTTCCCTTTATTGCCTTTTCACTCTACCAACTTGGCATCGGTAATTATTTTGCACAACTTGGCTATAAACTTGGTCGGACAGCAGCGGGTGAAATCGTTGGTGATAAGATGAAGGGCATTATTGAGGGCTTATCTATCATGGGACTCTTCATGATGGGGATTCTCGCTTCAAGTTATGTCAAAGTCAGCTCAAGCTTGAAGTTCAATCTATCAGGTAAGGAATTTGTCATTCAAGACATATTAGATAAAATCATGCCTGGCCTCTTGCCGTTAGCAGTCGTTGCTGGCGTTTATCTCTTCTTCACACGTAAAGGTATGAACGTGACCAAGGCCTTGATTGGTCTGACAATCATCTTAGGTGTTTTAGCTGGTATCGGTATCTTATAA
- a CDS encoding PTS mannose/fructose/sorbose/N-acetylgalactosamine transporter subunit IIC — translation MMHVTVFQALAIALWIAAIMSRSFFGGATTTLRFTPMMTGLVVGIVFGQVADAMITVAAIQLIYMGVFSPGGQMPSEPAIAAAVAVPVALLGGLKPEAAIAIAVPVGLLGSYLYQFRFFINTIIQQKYTEKYAAAADTKGMFRSIILMPIIVAFLLYVPFMFVTLYYGTPVIADIVKSNSGGIIFHILEVIGGGLAAIGIAVTVYVIGKKSYIAFFMLAYFMATMLKSLGITMVTYAVVGAIIAFIYVLVTTEARSKTATATSDAGGSGVTFDEDDDDY, via the coding sequence ATTATGCACGTTACAGTCTTTCAAGCACTTGCTATTGCCCTTTGGATTGCGGCGATTATGTCTCGATCATTCTTTGGTGGTGCAACAACAACCCTTCGTTTCACACCGATGATGACAGGTTTAGTCGTCGGGATCGTTTTTGGTCAGGTTGCGGATGCGATGATCACAGTTGCAGCAATTCAGCTGATCTATATGGGTGTTTTCTCACCTGGTGGTCAAATGCCGAGTGAGCCTGCGATTGCGGCAGCAGTTGCTGTACCAGTTGCCCTACTTGGTGGTCTGAAACCAGAAGCTGCTATTGCTATCGCAGTACCCGTTGGTCTATTAGGGTCTTATCTCTATCAATTTAGGTTCTTCATTAATACGATCATTCAACAAAAATACACTGAAAAATATGCCGCAGCAGCAGATACAAAAGGCATGTTTCGCTCAATTATTTTGATGCCGATTATCGTTGCTTTCCTACTTTATGTGCCCTTTATGTTTGTCACATTGTATTATGGTACACCAGTCATTGCCGATATTGTTAAATCCAACTCAGGTGGTATTATCTTTCATATCTTAGAAGTAATCGGTGGTGGTTTGGCTGCGATTGGTATCGCGGTAACTGTTTATGTGATCGGTAAAAAAAGTTACATTGCCTTCTTCATGCTTGCATACTTTATGGCAACTATGCTGAAAAGTCTTGGCATTACAATGGTAACGTATGCGGTTGTTGGTGCAATCATTGCCTTCATTTATGTCCTCGTAACAACAGAAGCTAGAAGTAAAACAGCCACTGCGACTTCAGATGCTGGTGGTTCAGGCGTAACGTTTGATGAAGATGACGATGATTATTGA
- the gnd gene encoding phosphogluconate dehydrogenase (NAD(+)-dependent, decarboxylating), translating into MKVGMIGLGKMGLNLVNNLHSNDVQVVAYDISEQLVSEAEAIGVTGSHSLDQLMKALPKPRVVWLMVPAGKITKQLVLDLLALMSADDILIDGGNSFYQDSIDNYQLAEAKGIHFFDVGSSGGQEGALHGGNFMIGGNESVFPRIEAIFEKISQSEGYLFTGAPGSGHYLKMVHNGIEYGMMGAIGEGFELLEKSPYTYDNAQVANMWNHGSVIRSWLMELAYSAFSKNNKLSNIDGVMYSSGEGRWTVEEGLRLGVPMPIITSSLMMRYRSLEADTFTGKVVASLRNEFGGHAVKMK; encoded by the coding sequence ATGAAAGTAGGCATGATTGGTCTAGGAAAGATGGGATTAAACCTTGTAAATAATTTACATAGTAATGACGTGCAAGTTGTAGCTTATGACATTTCTGAGCAACTTGTATCAGAAGCAGAAGCGATTGGTGTAACAGGTAGTCATAGTTTAGACCAATTAATGAAAGCGTTACCAAAACCACGTGTTGTGTGGTTGATGGTACCAGCAGGAAAGATCACAAAGCAACTCGTACTTGACTTGCTAGCCTTAATGTCTGCGGATGATATCCTAATCGATGGTGGGAATTCATTTTATCAAGATTCTATTGACAACTATCAATTAGCTGAGGCTAAAGGCATTCACTTCTTTGATGTCGGTAGCTCCGGTGGTCAGGAAGGTGCCTTACATGGGGGTAACTTTATGATTGGTGGGAATGAGTCTGTTTTTCCAAGAATTGAAGCTATTTTTGAGAAGATTTCTCAGTCAGAAGGTTATTTATTTACGGGTGCTCCAGGAAGTGGCCACTACTTGAAGATGGTCCATAATGGGATCGAGTATGGCATGATGGGCGCTATCGGTGAAGGGTTTGAACTGTTAGAAAAAAGTCCTTATACCTATGATAATGCCCAAGTAGCAAATATGTGGAATCACGGGTCAGTGATTCGGTCATGGTTAATGGAATTGGCCTACTCGGCTTTCAGCAAAAACAATAAGTTATCAAATATCGATGGGGTCATGTATAGCTCTGGAGAAGGACGATGGACAGTCGAAGAAGGGCTGAGATTAGGTGTACCGATGCCGATTATTACCTCTTCCTTGATGATGCGGTATAGATCCTTAGAAGCGGATACCTTTACTGGGAAAGTCGTTGCGTCCCTCAGAAATGAATTTGGTGGTCATGCGGTGAAAATGAAGTGA
- a CDS encoding MurR/RpiR family transcriptional regulator: MSIEFQSRIKIYYHDLSNKEKSLADYLLKESEIASRQSIHDLSAKIGISVATTSRFAKKIGYKNFQEMRLSLSNNKSAGHSFFTSINEDDTLLNIASKTFNTNIASLQATGSMLSENTLEKAYKLLQNANTLALFGLGGSSVVTLEAYHKFLRTPLKCFYNQDYHIQLMSAATLNENDVALVVSHTGRNREILEIVSILQSNQVPIISITSSPSSPLAQKSTVTLLSISEETSYRPESISSTVAQLTIVDALFMLYASHQKADAVKTIEKIREVIKTTRV; the protein is encoded by the coding sequence ATGAGTATCGAATTTCAAAGTAGAATTAAAATTTACTATCACGATTTGAGTAACAAGGAGAAATCCTTAGCTGATTATTTATTGAAAGAAAGTGAGATTGCCAGTAGACAGTCTATTCATGACTTATCAGCTAAAATCGGCATTTCTGTCGCAACAACATCACGGTTCGCTAAGAAAATAGGCTATAAAAATTTTCAAGAGATGCGCCTCTCTCTCAGTAACAACAAATCTGCTGGTCATTCTTTCTTCACCTCGATCAATGAAGATGATACACTTTTGAATATCGCCAGTAAAACCTTTAATACGAACATCGCCTCTCTTCAAGCAACAGGTAGCATGCTATCGGAAAATACGTTAGAAAAGGCCTATAAACTACTGCAAAACGCCAATACATTAGCCCTTTTTGGACTTGGTGGCTCAAGTGTCGTGACACTTGAAGCCTATCATAAATTTCTGAGAACACCACTTAAATGTTTTTACAACCAAGATTATCACATCCAGCTGATGAGCGCTGCGACATTAAATGAAAACGATGTTGCCCTCGTCGTATCTCATACTGGTCGCAATAGAGAGATTTTGGAAATTGTTAGTATTTTGCAGAGTAACCAAGTCCCCATTATTTCCATCACAAGTTCGCCTTCGTCACCCCTTGCCCAAAAAAGCACCGTTACACTCCTATCTATTTCTGAGGAGACTAGCTATCGGCCCGAATCCATCTCCTCTACAGTCGCCCAATTAACGATTGTTGATGCCTTGTTCATGCTTTATGCTAGCCATCAAAAGGCAGATGCTGTTAAAACGATTGAAAAAATTCGTGAAGTCATCAAGACAACAAGAGTATAG
- a CDS encoding 4-hydroxy-3-methylbut-2-enyl diphosphate reductase, translating into MKIKHITPMGYCYGVVDAMVIAKNVSKSPDLPRPIYILGMIVHNHHVTESLEKIGVKTIDGENRLTILEQIDHGTVIFTAHGISDAVRKRADEKGLTVVDASCPDVLITHEIVKKRLADGYQIIYIGKKGHPEPEGVLGIDPEKIHLLSTLKDLENLELTGKLFMTNQTTMSIWDVGDIMQAVHVKFPQVVEHSDICQATNERQLAVAEQAVGCDLTIVVGDPRSNNTNRLAEVSEKQAGVPAHRIADVSEIKADWFDGFDDTSTVAVTAGASTPTAIVREVMTYLKQFDGYIPSSKVTFEDIIPRGAVRDLTKKRENRLAELRKQAFEGSSRT; encoded by the coding sequence ATGAAGATTAAACATATTACACCTATGGGCTATTGCTATGGTGTTGTGGACGCTATGGTCATCGCCAAAAATGTGTCTAAAAGTCCAGATTTACCACGACCAATCTATATTCTAGGCATGATTGTCCATAACCATCATGTAACGGAAAGTCTTGAAAAAATTGGTGTCAAGACGATTGATGGTGAAAATAGATTGACAATTCTAGAGCAAATCGATCATGGGACTGTCATTTTTACAGCACATGGTATTTCAGATGCTGTCAGAAAACGCGCTGATGAAAAGGGGTTGACGGTAGTAGATGCCAGTTGTCCTGATGTTCTGATTACCCATGAGATCGTCAAAAAACGCTTAGCAGATGGCTATCAAATTATCTATATCGGTAAAAAAGGTCACCCAGAGCCTGAAGGGGTATTGGGAATTGATCCTGAAAAAATTCACCTCTTGTCAACCTTGAAAGATTTAGAAAATCTTGAGTTGACCGGCAAGCTATTTATGACCAATCAAACCACCATGAGTATCTGGGATGTGGGCGACATCATGCAGGCCGTACATGTAAAATTTCCGCAGGTGGTTGAGCATAGTGACATCTGTCAGGCGACGAATGAACGCCAGCTAGCTGTTGCTGAACAGGCAGTCGGGTGTGATCTGACCATCGTCGTTGGTGATCCACGGTCAAACAATACCAATCGACTTGCTGAAGTTTCTGAGAAGCAAGCAGGTGTTCCGGCACACCGGATAGCCGATGTATCAGAAATCAAAGCTGACTGGTTTGACGGGTTTGATGATACATCTACAGTAGCTGTAACTGCTGGTGCCTCAACGCCAACGGCCATCGTCAGGGAAGTGATGACCTATTTAAAACAGTTTGATGGGTATATTCCAAGCAGTAAAGTCACCTTTGAGGATATCATTCCGCGTGGTGCTGTCCGTGATTTGACTAAGAAACGTGAAAATAGATTAGCAGAACTAAGAAAGCAAGCGTTTGAAGGTAGCAGTAGAACTTAA
- the cysK gene encoding cysteine synthase A yields the protein MSKIYDNITELIGATPIVKLRHVDADSADVYVKLEAFNPGGSVKDRIALNMIRAAEADGSLKPGGTIVEPTSGNTGIGLAFVGAALGYKVIIVLPETFSIERRRLIQAYGAELVLTPAAGGMGAAIAKAKELAEDNGYFLPLQFENPANPRIHEKTTGPEIIAAFGETGLDAFVAGAGTGGTVSGVSPVLKKANPKIGIYVVEADESAVFSGEKPGPHKIQGISPGFIPGTLNTKAYDEIIRVSSDDAIAAGRAVGYEEGFLLGISGGAAIFAAKQVAKKLGKGKKVLTIAPDNGERYLSTFLYDFGE from the coding sequence ATGTCAAAAATTTACGATAACATTACAGAGCTGATCGGTGCGACACCAATCGTTAAATTACGTCACGTCGATGCCGATTCTGCTGATGTTTATGTCAAACTTGAAGCCTTTAATCCTGGCGGTTCAGTCAAAGACCGGATTGCACTGAACATGATCCGCGCGGCTGAAGCTGATGGGTCATTAAAGCCTGGTGGGACAATCGTTGAGCCAACCTCTGGTAATACCGGTATTGGCCTCGCCTTTGTCGGGGCTGCGCTTGGCTATAAAGTCATCATCGTCCTCCCTGAAACCTTCTCTATCGAACGCCGTAGACTGATACAGGCTTATGGCGCAGAACTCGTCTTGACGCCCGCTGCCGGCGGCATGGGAGCAGCTATCGCTAAGGCAAAAGAGTTGGCTGAAGACAACGGCTACTTCTTACCCCTACAGTTTGAAAATCCAGCCAACCCCCGCATCCATGAAAAGACGACTGGTCCTGAAATCATCGCTGCATTTGGCGAAACTGGCTTAGATGCTTTTGTTGCTGGGGCAGGCACTGGCGGTACTGTTTCTGGTGTTTCACCCGTTCTTAAAAAAGCGAATCCTAAGATTGGGATTTATGTTGTCGAAGCTGACGAGTCTGCCGTCTTCTCTGGTGAAAAACCAGGTCCACATAAAATACAAGGAATTTCACCAGGTTTCATTCCAGGTACACTGAATACAAAAGCTTACGATGAAATCATTCGCGTCAGCTCAGATGATGCGATTGCTGCTGGACGGGCAGTTGGGTATGAAGAAGGCTTCTTACTTGGCATCTCTGGCGGGGCAGCTATTTTTGCAGCCAAACAGGTCGCTAAAAAGCTAGGTAAAGGCAAAAAAGTCTTAACCATCGCACCAGATAATGGCGAACGTTACCTTTCAACCTTCCTCTATGATTTCGGAGAATAG
- a CDS encoding superoxide dismutase: protein MVHTLPELPYAYDALEPFFDEATMKLHHDKHHATYVANLNAAIDKHPELAEKSALDLVKDLSSVPEDIRTAVQNNGGGHVNHSFFWEILAANAGGNPTGAIGEAIVTKFGDFDAFKEAFKTAATGRFGSGWAWLVVDASGELKVTSTANQDNPITDGETPVLGLDVWEHAYYLKYHNVRPDYIAAFFDLVNWDKVNELYAAAK, encoded by the coding sequence ATGGTACACACACTTCCAGAACTTCCCTACGCATACGATGCGCTTGAGCCATTTTTCGATGAAGCAACAATGAAACTACACCATGATAAACATCATGCAACTTATGTAGCAAATTTGAACGCAGCAATCGACAAACATCCAGAATTGGCTGAAAAATCAGCACTAGATTTGGTGAAAGACTTAAGTTCAGTTCCAGAAGATATTCGTACTGCTGTACAAAATAATGGTGGTGGACATGTCAACCACAGTTTCTTCTGGGAAATCTTAGCAGCGAATGCTGGTGGCAACCCAACTGGTGCTATCGGTGAAGCAATCGTCACTAAATTTGGTGATTTTGATGCCTTCAAAGAAGCATTTAAAACAGCAGCAACTGGCCGTTTCGGTAGCGGTTGGGCATGGTTAGTCGTTGACGCAAGTGGTGAACTTAAAGTCACGTCTACAGCCAACCAAGATAACCCAATTACTGATGGTGAAACACCAGTGCTTGGTCTTGATGTTTGGGAACATGCTTACTACCTTAAATATCATAACGTTCGTCCTGACTATATTGCGGCATTCTTTGACCTTGTCAACTGGGATAAAGTTAACGAGCTCTATGCAGCTGCTAAATAA